From the genome of Adhaeribacter pallidiroseus:
GTTTTCAAGCCGCAAAACTAACGCTTATTTCTCTTAATTCAAATTACTGTATTCTAAAAGTTTTGCCATTCAAAACAGAACTGCTGAATATCGGATTTTATTTTAAATTAGCCCGGTAAAGGCATTAGTATTATGATGAACTACTCCGGCACCTTCCGAATCAGGGAATAGCCGGAACCTCCCAACACCTGGTACTTAACCAAAGTATTTTTTAAATTTTATTGCAACTTAGTAAAAACTTTAGATCAGATTAGCCGATTTTATTGCAGCCCAAAACTAAATTTTCGCAGAAGCCTGCATTTTTTTCAGTTATTCCTATTTTTGCACCGCAACAGCATTACTCGCCATTTTTAATTAATCCTATGAAAAAAATTCTTATTCTGGTTATTGTTTTGTTTTCTTTTTTAGAAGTACAAGCGCAAAGTATTCGGGCCGGTTTTAAAATTGGCGGTAACCTGGCTTCTCTCCGCAAAACCGGCACCAACAACGATTTTTCGTATAAACTAAAGTTTCACGGGGGTTTAATTTTTAACTACGGCTTATCCGACCTGCTTTCGCTGCAGCCGGAAGTGGTTTATTCGCAGAAAGGCTTTGAGTACAAAAACGCCAGCGTAAGTGCCGAAGGCAAGGTTAATTACATTGATGTGCCATTTCTATTAAAAATTGATACTGGTACCTTATTTTTTGAAGGGGGCCCGCAGATTTCTTTTTTAACGGCTTCTAAATTAAAAAGCGGCAGCACCGAAACCGACACGAAGAACTGGACCAAAAGTACCGCTTTTGGCTTAGCCGTTGGCGTGGGAGCCCATGTGGGTACCGGCACGTTCGTGAGTTTGCGGTATCAAACAGATATATCGGAGCCTTATGCCCGCGTATTAAACCAACCTACCGAAGCCCGCAACGTGGTTTTTCAATTGTCGTTAGGTTATCTGTTGAACCGGTAATTACAGGTAAAATCTAAAATTTTTAAATTTTCCAGGATAACGGGCAATAGGCAACCTCCTTTACGGTTCGCGTAAATTATTACGTTTTATAGAGTCCGTGAAAGAGAATTTCCTAATTTTGCGGCAAATCAAAACCGCAACCCGTGGAACAATCGCTCCCAACATTCGAGACGGCCAAAAAGCTTGGTCTGCTAGAAGAAGAATTTGAAAAAATTAAATCTATCCTGGGCCGCACGCCCAACTTTACGGAATTAAGTATTTTTTCGGTCATGTGGTCGGAGCATTGCTCTTATAAAAACTCCATTGTTTGGCTGAAAACTTTACCCAAAAGCTCCCCTCGCATGCTGGCCGAAGCCGGTGAAGAAAACGCGGGTTTGGTAGATATTGGCAACGGGCTGGCCTGTTCTTTTAAAATTGAGTCCCACAATCACCCGTCGGCCATTGA
Proteins encoded in this window:
- a CDS encoding porin family protein gives rise to the protein MKKILILVIVLFSFLEVQAQSIRAGFKIGGNLASLRKTGTNNDFSYKLKFHGGLIFNYGLSDLLSLQPEVVYSQKGFEYKNASVSAEGKVNYIDVPFLLKIDTGTLFFEGGPQISFLTASKLKSGSTETDTKNWTKSTAFGLAVGVGAHVGTGTFVSLRYQTDISEPYARVLNQPTEARNVVFQLSLGYLLNR